One genomic segment of Sphingobacteriales bacterium includes these proteins:
- a CDS encoding triose-phosphate isomerase, with amino-acid sequence MRQKIVAGNWKMNLSPTEAHDLVAGVGAYLSGLINTPALPPNHKQHTVLFCPPSIYLAQVVQQVTALNLPNLLGVGAQNCHWATAGAYTGEVAAQQIAQTGAGYVIIGHSERRQYNHETHDILAQKTLAALTANLKVIFCCGEPLEVRNANEQFEWVGTQLTQSLFDLPQTAMQQIVIAYEPIWAIGTGQTATPQQAGEMHTYIRQHLTNQYGQATANQIPVLYGGSCNAQNAASLFAQPNVDGGLIGGASLKVPDFCAIAQALLTSDI; translated from the coding sequence ATGCGTCAAAAAATTGTAGCCGGAAACTGGAAAATGAACCTGTCGCCCACTGAAGCCCATGATTTAGTGGCCGGCGTAGGGGCATATTTATCCGGATTAATAAACACACCCGCCCTACCTCCAAACCACAAACAGCACACCGTTTTATTTTGTCCGCCTTCAATTTATTTAGCGCAAGTGGTACAGCAGGTAACCGCTTTAAATTTACCTAATTTATTAGGCGTAGGAGCACAAAATTGCCATTGGGCTACAGCGGGTGCTTATACCGGCGAAGTGGCCGCACAACAAATTGCCCAAACCGGGGCGGGTTATGTTATTATTGGCCACAGCGAACGCCGTCAGTATAACCACGAAACCCACGACATACTTGCCCAAAAAACCTTAGCCGCACTAACTGCTAATTTAAAGGTTATTTTTTGCTGCGGCGAACCGCTTGAAGTGCGCAACGCCAACGAACAGTTCGAGTGGGTGGGTACACAACTTACTCAAAGTTTGTTTGATTTGCCTCAAACAGCCATGCAGCAAATTGTAATTGCCTACGAACCCATTTGGGCTATCGGCACGGGTCAAACCGCCACCCCACAACAAGCCGGCGAAATGCACACCTATATACGGCAACACTTAACCAACCAATACGGGCAAGCTACTGCCAATCAAATACCTGTTTTGTATGGCGGTAGCTGTAATGCCCAAAATGCGGCCTCGTTGTTTGCCCAGCCAAATGTTGACGGTGGTTTAATTGGTGGTGCATCGCTTAAAGTGCCCGATTTTTGCGCTATTGCCCAAGCTTTGCTTACAAGTGATATTTAG
- a CDS encoding (deoxy)nucleoside triphosphate pyrophosphohydrolase, whose translation MFQIRVVAAVMQNAKGQYLLAQRAQTDRYGAGLWEFPGGKVEGNETDTIALKREIKEELSLDILVGNLLATHIVCKNTKTYFILAYQATILAGNIMLTDHDAVEWVYANDILNFELVPADIDIWRQIAKNI comes from the coding sequence ATGTTTCAAATTCGTGTTGTAGCTGCGGTAATGCAAAATGCAAAAGGGCAATATTTATTAGCCCAGCGTGCCCAAACTGACAGGTATGGAGCTGGCTTGTGGGAGTTTCCGGGCGGCAAAGTCGAAGGCAATGAAACCGACACTATTGCCCTAAAGCGCGAAATTAAAGAGGAATTGTCGCTTGATATTTTAGTGGGTAATTTGTTGGCAACCCATATAGTTTGTAAAAACACAAAAACCTATTTTATTTTAGCTTATCAGGCCACTATCTTGGCGGGTAATATTATGCTTACCGACCACGATGCCGTAGAATGGGTATATGCCAACGATATCTTAAATTTTGAATTAGTGCCTGCCGACATTGACATTTGGCGACAAATAGCAAAAAACATCTAA
- a CDS encoding DEAD/DEAH box helicase, producing the protein MQNFKSLGLSQKLLSNLTQMGFETPTPIQEKTIPFLLHNNRDLLAMAQTGTGKTAAFGLPLIELCEVYESATQALVLAPTRELCVQIMNDLTKYAQNVKPLNIVAVYGGANILHQIKQIKQGAHIIVATPGRMMDLMKRKVIDISALRYAILDESDEMLNMGFEEDIQTILSATPDDKNIWLFSATMPTAIKRIAEKYMYNPVELSVSGQQITNQNIAHCYATIHEKDRYPALKRFIDQQTAIFGIIFCRTKIDTQTIAEKLINDGYNADALHGDLTQVQRDRVMKNFRSRTLQFLVATDVAARGIDVENITHVFHYVLPDELEFYTHRSGRTARAGKTGISLALLSPREQYKVKQLEKTLQIKFQALRIPTAQEICENKMLHLVHRLHEVDMQETGLENLLPDLYDEFSDLSKEEIIKRFAYLEFNHLLDYYRDATDLNIPEKPAATKSGSTGKKDYPTDRYEGLPYGDNFSYAQGKLLFINLGKADGLDKGRLLAILCDRCRLKKANIGKITLKGVYSFFEVETSAAKQVFNYLDGFEFRGRTIRIEYQDTGDSTGGNSRRSSSGSSKKSKTKRR; encoded by the coding sequence ATGCAAAATTTTAAATCGTTAGGACTTTCGCAAAAACTCCTAAGCAATTTAACCCAAATGGGCTTTGAAACGCCAACACCCATACAAGAAAAAACCATTCCGTTTTTACTGCACAACAACCGCGATTTATTGGCAATGGCACAAACCGGAACCGGAAAAACCGCCGCTTTTGGCTTGCCGCTAATTGAGCTTTGTGAAGTTTACGAATCAGCAACCCAGGCATTGGTTTTAGCTCCCACCCGCGAACTATGTGTGCAAATTATGAACGACCTTACCAAATATGCACAAAACGTTAAACCATTAAATATTGTTGCCGTTTATGGCGGCGCTAATATACTGCATCAAATCAAACAAATAAAGCAGGGAGCACATATAATTGTAGCCACTCCAGGCCGGATGATGGACTTAATGAAACGCAAAGTTATTGACATATCGGCCTTGCGCTATGCTATTTTAGACGAGTCAGATGAAATGCTGAATATGGGCTTTGAAGAGGATATTCAAACTATTTTATCGGCTACGCCCGATGATAAAAATATATGGCTTTTTTCGGCTACTATGCCTACCGCTATTAAGCGTATTGCCGAAAAATACATGTATAACCCCGTTGAACTTAGCGTAAGTGGCCAGCAAATTACCAACCAAAACATTGCGCATTGCTATGCAACCATCCACGAAAAAGACCGCTACCCCGCTTTAAAACGTTTTATTGACCAACAAACAGCTATTTTCGGCATTATTTTTTGCCGCACCAAAATTGATACACAAACAATTGCCGAAAAACTGATTAACGATGGCTATAACGCCGATGCGCTGCATGGCGACCTTACCCAAGTCCAACGCGACCGCGTAATGAAAAATTTTAGAAGCCGCACCTTACAATTTTTAGTTGCAACAGATGTGGCTGCACGCGGTATAGATGTTGAAAATATTACCCACGTTTTTCACTATGTATTGCCCGACGAATTAGAGTTTTATACCCACAGAAGCGGGCGCACTGCCAGGGCGGGTAAAACCGGAATCAGCCTTGCATTACTGTCCCCGCGTGAACAGTACAAAGTAAAACAGTTGGAAAAAACCTTACAGATAAAATTTCAGGCTTTGCGCATACCAACAGCCCAAGAAATTTGCGAAAATAAAATGTTGCACCTAGTTCATCGTTTGCACGAGGTTGATATGCAGGAAACGGGCCTTGAAAACTTATTGCCCGACCTGTATGACGAGTTTAGCGACTTGAGCAAAGAGGAGATTATTAAACGTTTTGCTTATTTAGAGTTTAACCATTTGTTAGATTATTACCGCGATGCCACCGACCTCAATATTCCGGAAAAACCGGCAGCTACAAAATCAGGCTCAACCGGCAAAAAAGACTATCCCACAGACCGTTACGAGGGGCTTCCGTATGGCGACAATTTTAGTTACGCACAAGGTAAACTGCTGTTTATTAACCTGGGCAAAGCCGACGGTTTAGACAAAGGCCGGCTATTGGCAATACTTTGCGACCGCTGCCGCCTTAAAAAGGCAAATATTGGCAAAATTACACTTAAAGGCGTGTACTCTTTTTTTGAGGTTGAAACAAGTGCTGCCAAACAAGTATTTAATTATTTAGATGGTTTTGAGTTTAGGGGGCGCACTATCCGGATAGAATACCAAGATACGGGTGATTCTACAGGCGGTAACAGTCGTCGTAGCAGCAGCGGCAGCAGTAAAAAAAGCAAAACAAAAAGAAGATAA
- a CDS encoding PKD domain-containing protein, giving the protein MSIKPIVLIKFTPDGTHLWTSIIDSPDTHEHPYFVMPTPQDGGYILAGMKQYNNNFPNGQFYVLKVDSLGQKQWDSIYGSNVRGKAFQIIPSPQNDGYIVSGGLCTNPNDENSSDNYAAKIGFDGSLIWGKLWGTNESDDAIQINPTQNPLEYVGFSTLYDYASLQWFLKFNENFDTIYSKTFSLPNHEAFGSNVLVTPENEFLIISSCANDVGGRFSQLVKFSNMGDILWIKQFPDLNPKDDYYLQDIEPTPDGGYILAGFNYSQQYAWLVKIDSLGQTCSYMGCDSIGTLNCVGQISKPVANFTTQINEQALYLQNKSLYVYPDSLNGGHYIWDFGDGTPPFITQDPSPFTHYYTNPGYYNLTLMATVCGDTSTKQQTIVTNCYGQPNKPEAKFTITPTANEKKIWLYNESLYVFADSTDGGYYHWIFGDGTSPNITAKDEPFQHTYKNHGNYQITLYAIVCGDTSVSQQWVAIEVVGIENSPPWGGSSRALGGVTPNPAHQTATLTLNPNYTHLIHQGETLEIFNTQGQLVKTVPLSGLETTTFTTANLISGIYYCRLQNHPDIEGVKFLLY; this is encoded by the coding sequence ATGTCCATTAAGCCCATAGTTCTGATAAAATTTACTCCCGATGGCACCCATTTATGGACAAGCATTATAGATTCGCCCGATACACATGAGCATCCATATTTTGTTATGCCCACGCCCCAAGATGGGGGGTATATATTGGCTGGTATGAAACAATATAACAACAATTTTCCAAATGGGCAGTTTTATGTGCTAAAAGTAGATAGTTTGGGTCAAAAACAATGGGATAGTATCTATGGCTCAAACGTTAGGGGGAAAGCTTTTCAAATCATACCATCGCCACAAAATGATGGCTATATTGTAAGTGGCGGTCTATGCACTAACCCAAACGATGAGAACTCATCCGATAATTATGCGGCTAAAATTGGGTTTGACGGCAGTTTAATATGGGGTAAACTTTGGGGCACTAACGAAAGCGATGATGCTATACAAATTAATCCCACGCAAAACCCCTTAGAGTATGTTGGTTTTTCTACTTTATATGATTATGCAAGTTTGCAATGGTTCTTAAAATTTAACGAAAATTTCGACACCATTTACAGCAAAACCTTTAGTTTGCCCAACCACGAAGCGTTTGGCTCAAATGTACTGGTTACTCCCGAAAACGAGTTTTTAATTATTAGCAGTTGTGCCAACGATGTGGGTGGGCGTTTTTCGCAATTAGTAAAGTTTAGCAATATGGGCGATATTTTATGGATAAAGCAGTTTCCGGATTTAAACCCCAAAGATGACTACTATTTACAAGACATTGAACCTACACCCGACGGGGGTTATATATTAGCTGGGTTTAATTATAGCCAACAATATGCGTGGTTGGTTAAAATAGATTCGTTGGGTCAAACTTGTTCGTATATGGGCTGCGATAGTATTGGCACCCTCAACTGTGTGGGTCAAATAAGTAAACCCGTTGCCAATTTTACTACCCAAATTAACGAACAAGCACTCTATTTGCAAAACAAATCGTTATATGTTTACCCCGACAGCCTCAACGGGGGGCATTATATTTGGGATTTTGGAGACGGCACCCCGCCCTTTATTACCCAAGACCCTTCGCCGTTTACACATTATTATACCAATCCCGGCTATTATAATTTAACGCTTATGGCAACGGTATGCGGCGATACCAGCACCAAGCAGCAAACCATTGTAACCAACTGTTATGGTCAGCCAAACAAACCAGAGGCAAAATTTACCATAACCCCTACTGCAAACGAAAAAAAGATATGGCTATATAACGAGTCGTTATACGTTTTTGCCGACAGCACCGATGGCGGTTATTATCATTGGATATTTGGAGACGGCACCTCGCCGAATATAACCGCCAAAGACGAGCCATTTCAACATACCTACAAGAACCATGGTAATTACCAAATTACTTTATATGCCATTGTTTGCGGCGATACCAGCGTTTCGCAACAATGGGTAGCCATAGAGGTGGTTGGTATAGAAAATTCCCCTCCTTGGGGTGGTTCTTCGAGGGCGTTAGGGGGAGTAACCCCCAACCCTGCCCACCAAACCGCCACCCTAACCCTCAACCCCAACTACACCCATTTAATACACCAAGGCGAAACCCTTGAAATTTTTAACACCCAGGGGCAGTTGGTTAAAACCGTTCCTTTATCCGGATTAGAAACCACCACGTTTACCACCGCCAACCTAATATCCGGAATATATTACTGCCGCCTTCAAAACCATCCGGATATTGAGGGTGTTAAGTTCCTACTCTACTAA
- a CDS encoding T9SS type A sorting domain-containing protein, with protein MKLYILALTILVINTPFIHAQENTFAKLWALEDSLKSCGSTITLSPGGDSIVVANSLLDYHVNPKNPPYIKGNALGMVFFNLNGDTLSNTPYYGATGPYGREVMGDIIAKKQGGYYMVSLSIDTALSANDNQAVAVYSFDEKGKLLWSKLYGQNYYFYMPWHSIVGNQNELVIVGRYNKQFYGSKADGFMLKIDSTGKKLFTKYYAHKTEPANYEMIHKVILTADKGYLLGGVTGDSYIGPMVHDAENGEGMLIKTDSMGKEQWRKYYIIENYTENHAAMLIEPFADGKSYMSASVYYLDFWDRQPYIAKLDEKGEMLWYKDLGYFGILSLKRLPDGNFIASGYEATCKPCAPVWGALAKIDTNGNILWKRKYKYYEKGDPKGTAYNQLTDIVLLPDGGYMATGRQFIKELPFYSYLWLIRTDSVGCIAGHPCIDSLNLANPYPMVGITEPPPNPAQWLLYPNPANGLLTIANTNLTTATISIYHANGSLVYQQAQAPSHAINTANWGSGMYYVVIAPNQGGQILHKKIVILH; from the coding sequence ATGAAATTATATATATTAGCCCTAACCATATTGGTTATTAATACCCCTTTTATACACGCCCAAGAGAATACGTTTGCTAAACTATGGGCTTTAGAGGATAGTTTAAAAAGTTGTGGCAGCACCATTACCCTAAGCCCCGGTGGCGATAGTATAGTAGTGGCAAATAGTTTGTTAGACTACCATGTGAACCCCAAAAACCCACCCTATATAAAAGGCAATGCTTTGGGTATGGTATTTTTTAATTTAAACGGCGATACCCTAAGCAATACCCCCTATTATGGCGCAACGGGACCCTACGGGCGCGAAGTAATGGGCGATATTATTGCCAAAAAACAGGGGGGGTATTATATGGTAAGTTTGAGTATAGATACCGCCCTTAGTGCCAACGACAACCAGGCCGTAGCCGTTTATAGTTTTGACGAAAAAGGCAAATTGCTTTGGAGCAAACTCTATGGGCAAAACTACTATTTTTATATGCCCTGGCATAGTATAGTAGGTAACCAAAACGAGTTGGTAATAGTAGGCAGGTATAATAAACAATTTTACGGCTCAAAAGCAGACGGCTTTATGCTAAAAATAGACAGCACGGGTAAAAAACTATTTACCAAATACTATGCCCATAAAACCGAACCTGCTAACTACGAGATGATACATAAAGTAATACTCACCGCTGATAAAGGGTATTTATTGGGTGGGGTTACCGGCGACAGTTATATAGGACCCATGGTACATGATGCCGAGAATGGGGAGGGCATGTTGATAAAAACCGATAGTATGGGCAAAGAACAATGGCGAAAATACTATATAATAGAAAACTATACCGAAAACCACGCTGCCATGCTTATTGAACCCTTTGCCGATGGCAAATCGTATATGTCGGCATCTGTTTATTATTTAGATTTTTGGGACAGGCAACCCTATATTGCCAAATTAGACGAAAAAGGCGAAATGTTGTGGTATAAAGATTTGGGTTATTTTGGCATATTAAGCCTAAAACGCCTGCCCGATGGCAATTTTATTGCTTCGGGTTATGAGGCTACCTGTAAACCTTGCGCCCCTGTTTGGGGGGCATTGGCAAAAATAGATACGAATGGCAATATATTATGGAAACGCAAATACAAATATTATGAAAAGGGCGACCCCAAAGGGACAGCATACAACCAGTTAACAGATATTGTTTTATTACCCGATGGGGGGTATATGGCTACGGGTAGGCAGTTTATAAAAGAGTTGCCATTTTACAGTTATTTATGGCTCATTCGCACCGATAGTGTAGGCTGCATAGCTGGCCATCCCTGCATAGATAGCCTAAACCTCGCCAACCCCTACCCAATGGTTGGCATAACCGAGCCACCGCCCAACCCCGCCCAATGGCTACTATACCCCAACCCGGCAAATGGGTTGCTAACCATAGCCAATACTAATTTAACCACCGCAACCATAAGTATTTACCATGCCAATGGCAGCCTTGTTTACCAACAGGCGCAAGCCCCAAGTCATGCTATTAATACTGCCAACTGGGGCAGTGGTATGTATTATGTAGTAATTGCACCCAACCAAGGGGGGCAAATACTGCATAAAAAAATAGTGATTTTACACTAA
- a CDS encoding T9SS type A sorting domain-containing protein — MRKRNFNNDDPRTWDVLGKTEKLSFCVSDGNNAVCSRPFSATDLLSYSNNPNDQTITDILANYPAQTTSNPLYANPWQDPNWSIWDNPSLLKNKLADYDNYALGGPYWDCNNPEVRLGHSPGFMDLYGSETSGNHIMLNCNEVFDPNEKYYVVLHVNPKEIFKEERYDNNLTIIPVEINMPTTISESGITITGEDLATIGSPDLPVVNHDHHFPVWSINNRINGKVVIPNGYELTIQNCTIEFMTPNSGIIVERGGKLIVKNATLKGNDCLGNIWQGIEVHGADNPLFNVHPTNPNDFITGTYPYNEYYHGVVVLQNATIASTNTAITTKRTDEIGQFGSNPNYYGGIVYAENSTFRNNGRAVEFMKFEPDNISQFNNCLFEITTDNTLPINPWAHITMWETKGIKFNHCTFSFPATLLNGIDPTIRGIYSIDASYTISNQNTFNNCVSGVHATGTGLITPISIGLGEVYNPQTANIFNNNRYAIILSGTNKATVTNNLISLPVDVDCAGIYNDGALHSSILHNKIVRGNTANNYQNFGVVLTNTGNFEQPYEVKKNRFEYLTEGVGAQGINDGASILCNNNINVTDCIALHLNPNLGVPSIAALQGSEQKPAGNVFTLDCANSNNPALHLIADPMAMPYEYFHHTVAQYIPTCNEDAGNKITITPTNIPYSPDCMPDNYCPQPPCNEAYSSITAQLNTLNNQLAGLTPNTPAYIAKQAEIYETNRQRYQMRQVRVAYYVQQGNFAEALNSLTNETDAAAQQQRIAIWLQSNDTTAASAIANLPDTNTNQQVYKQFNTLTYTLQTTGNHWLTADSVQNATIAQLAAEPVQAGSYAKAAYQFINKTFIYPVLPNQTDTAGKTLPKLRTALANGNQFLYPNPLKNGSSIAIVLPAGSSAAQFSLYNVLGQVVWQQTIKSSISQLAIPANIANGVYFARITNTQTDLKQRYIIAR; from the coding sequence TTGCGCAAACGCAATTTTAACAACGACGACCCTCGAACATGGGATGTTTTAGGCAAAACCGAAAAACTAAGTTTTTGCGTAAGCGACGGCAACAATGCCGTTTGCTCGCGCCCGTTTAGTGCTACCGACCTATTAAGTTATAGCAACAACCCAAACGACCAAACCATTACCGATATATTGGCAAACTACCCAGCGCAAACAACCTCGAACCCGTTGTATGCCAACCCTTGGCAAGACCCCAACTGGTCTATTTGGGACAACCCCAGTTTGCTTAAAAATAAACTGGCAGATTACGATAATTACGCCTTAGGCGGACCGTATTGGGATTGCAATAATCCGGAGGTGCGACTAGGACATTCGCCCGGATTTATGGACTTGTATGGCTCAGAAACATCGGGAAACCATATTATGTTAAACTGCAATGAAGTTTTCGACCCAAACGAAAAATACTATGTGGTGCTGCATGTGAACCCAAAAGAAATTTTTAAAGAAGAGCGGTACGATAACAACTTAACCATTATACCTGTTGAAATAAATATGCCTACTACTATTTCAGAATCCGGAATAACAATAACCGGAGAAGACCTCGCAACAATTGGCTCGCCCGATTTACCCGTAGTTAACCACGACCACCATTTTCCTGTTTGGTCAATCAATAACCGCATAAACGGCAAAGTGGTAATACCCAATGGCTACGAACTAACCATACAAAACTGCACTATTGAGTTTATGACCCCCAATAGCGGTATTATTGTTGAGCGAGGAGGCAAACTAATTGTAAAAAATGCCACCCTTAAAGGTAACGACTGTTTAGGTAATATATGGCAAGGTATTGAAGTACACGGTGCCGACAACCCCCTCTTTAATGTCCACCCTACCAACCCAAACGATTTTATTACCGGAACCTACCCCTACAACGAATATTACCACGGCGTAGTAGTGCTACAAAATGCCACCATCGCAAGCACCAACACCGCCATTACCACTAAACGCACCGACGAAATTGGGCAGTTTGGCAGCAACCCCAACTATTACGGCGGTATTGTTTATGCCGAAAATTCTACGTTCAGAAACAACGGTCGTGCCGTTGAGTTTATGAAGTTCGAACCCGATAATATTAGCCAGTTTAACAACTGCTTATTTGAAATAACCACCGACAACACCTTACCCATTAACCCATGGGCACATATAACCATGTGGGAAACCAAAGGCATTAAATTTAACCACTGTACGTTTAGTTTCCCAGCCACCTTGCTAAATGGCATAGACCCTACCATTCGCGGTATATATAGTATTGACGCCAGCTATACCATTAGCAATCAAAACACGTTTAACAACTGTGTTTCGGGCGTACACGCCACCGGCACTGGGCTTATTACCCCCATAAGTATTGGTCTTGGCGAAGTTTATAACCCCCAAACCGCCAATATTTTTAACAATAACCGCTATGCAATTATACTAAGCGGCACCAACAAGGCAACCGTAACCAACAACCTGATAAGCCTGCCTGTTGATGTCGATTGTGCCGGAATATACAACGACGGTGCCCTGCACAGCAGTATTTTACACAATAAAATAGTAAGGGGCAATACTGCCAATAACTACCAAAATTTTGGCGTGGTGTTAACAAATACGGGTAATTTTGAACAACCTTACGAGGTGAAAAAAAATCGCTTTGAATACCTCACCGAAGGCGTTGGCGCACAAGGCATTAACGACGGCGCCAGCATACTTTGCAATAATAATATAAACGTAACGGATTGCATAGCCTTGCACTTAAACCCCAACCTTGGGGTACCCAGTATAGCCGCTTTACAAGGTTCTGAACAAAAACCCGCCGGAAATGTATTTACCCTCGATTGTGCCAATAGCAATAACCCCGCCCTACACCTTATTGCCGACCCCATGGCTATGCCCTACGAATATTTTCACCATACCGTAGCGCAGTATATACCCACTTGCAACGAAGATGCCGGCAATAAAATAACCATCACCCCCACCAATATTCCTTATAGCCCTGATTGTATGCCCGATAATTACTGCCCGCAACCGCCTTGCAACGAAGCATACAGCAGTATTACCGCCCAGCTAAATACCTTAAACAACCAATTAGCGGGTTTAACCCCTAATACCCCTGCCTATATAGCAAAACAAGCCGAAATTTACGAAACCAATCGGCAGCGATACCAAATGCGGCAGGTTCGGGTAGCCTATTATGTACAGCAGGGCAATTTTGCCGAAGCCCTAAATAGTTTGACAAACGAAACCGATGCCGCCGCCCAACAACAACGAATTGCTATTTGGTTGCAAAGCAACGACACCACCGCTGCCTCCGCTATTGCCAATTTACCCGATACGAATACCAACCAGCAAGTATATAAACAGTTTAATACCTTAACCTATACCTTGCAAACCACCGGAAACCATTGGCTAACGGCTGATAGTGTGCAAAATGCCACTATTGCGCAGTTGGCAGCCGAACCAGTGCAAGCGGGCAGCTACGCTAAAGCGGCCTACCAGTTTATTAACAAGACATTTATTTACCCCGTTTTACCCAACCAAACCGATACCGCCGGAAAAACCCTGCCCAAACTGCGAACTGCCTTAGCAAATGGCAACCAGTTTTTATACCCCAACCCTTTAAAAAATGGCAGCAGTATAGCCATAGTATTACCTGCTGGCAGCAGCGCTGCGCAGTTTAGTTTATACAATGTGCTAGGGCAGGTGGTATGGCAACAAACCATAAAAAGCAGTATATCACAGTTGGCAATACCCGCCAATATAGCCAATGGCGTGTATTTTGCGCGCATAACCAATACCCAAACAGACCTTAAACAACGCTATATCATAGCGCGATAA
- a CDS encoding Do family serine endopeptidase: protein MARFGQLLLAAALGSVITLGAYKAFSLDKKIINVSAEGQTTPATFTSFGQQNVSTTNGAFAPVDFTLAASKTTPAVVHIKATEIANTTNNGNQFWGFPFFDNDDFSRPRGGEATGSGVIIDADGYIVTNNHVVDGADKLEITLHDQRKFEAKVVGRDPSTDLAVIKIDATGLQAVTYANSDQVKVGEWVLAVGNPLNLSSTATAGIVSAIGRNIHILKDKRAIESFIQTDAAVNPGNSGGALVNLQGELVGINTAIASPTGSYAGYAFAIPANIVKKIVEDLRTSGKVQRGYLGVSIQEVNNELAKSKSLNITQGVYVAGVQPGTSAEKVGLREGDVIVGIDGNTVQTQSRLLELVARKRPGETVNVAVNRSGSEKQFNIVLAGENDFKNFSSAAGNTKVYDELGVGLSELGSDEVQKLGISGGLKVDKIATNGLIGYYTDIRPGFIITNINNEPVASIDDFEETIANANNNVVRLEGFYMNRPNSVYQYAFKMPN from the coding sequence ATGGCACGCTTCGGTCAATTGTTACTTGCCGCCGCTTTAGGTAGTGTTATTACTTTAGGCGCATATAAAGCCTTTAGTCTTGATAAAAAAATTATTAATGTTAGCGCCGAGGGGCAAACAACCCCTGCTACTTTTACCAGTTTTGGGCAACAAAATGTTAGCACTACAAACGGTGCATTTGCCCCAGTCGATTTTACGCTGGCTGCCTCAAAAACTACGCCAGCCGTAGTACATATTAAAGCCACCGAAATTGCAAATACTACCAATAATGGCAACCAATTTTGGGGTTTTCCGTTTTTTGATAACGACGATTTTTCTCGCCCGCGTGGCGGCGAAGCTACCGGGTCGGGGGTAATTATTGATGCCGATGGCTATATTGTTACCAATAATCACGTAGTAGATGGCGCCGATAAATTAGAAATTACGTTACACGACCAACGCAAATTTGAAGCCAAAGTGGTTGGCCGCGACCCCTCGACCGATTTGGCCGTCATAAAAATTGACGCAACAGGTTTGCAAGCTGTAACCTATGCAAACTCTGACCAAGTTAAAGTAGGCGAATGGGTGCTGGCTGTCGGAAACCCGCTTAATTTAAGCTCAACAGCTACCGCAGGTATTGTTAGTGCTATTGGCCGCAATATTCATATTTTAAAAGACAAACGAGCTATTGAATCGTTTATACAAACCGATGCCGCCGTAAATCCCGGAAACTCGGGCGGTGCCTTGGTAAACTTGCAAGGCGAGTTGGTGGGCATTAACACCGCTATAGCCTCGCCTACGGGTAGCTATGCCGGATATGCCTTTGCCATTCCGGCTAATATTGTTAAGAAAATTGTCGAAGATTTGCGCACCTCCGGAAAAGTACAACGCGGTTATTTAGGCGTTAGCATCCAAGAGGTAAATAACGAGCTGGCCAAATCTAAATCGTTAAATATTACCCAAGGCGTTTATGTGGCAGGTGTTCAGCCCGGAACCAGCGCCGAAAAAGTTGGCCTCCGCGAAGGTGATGTTATTGTTGGCATTGATGGCAATACTGTTCAAACCCAGTCGAGATTGTTGGAATTAGTGGCACGCAAACGCCCCGGAGAAACGGTGAATGTAGCTGTAAACAGAAGCGGCAGCGAAAAACAATTTAATATTGTATTGGCCGGAGAAAACGACTTTAAAAACTTTAGCAGTGCAGCCGGCAACACCAAGGTTTACGATGAGCTTGGCGTAGGACTTAGCGAACTTGGATCAGACGAAGTACAAAAATTAGGTATTAGCGGTGGTTTAAAAGTAGATAAAATTGCCACCAATGGACTAATTGGCTATTATACAGATATTAGACCCGGATTTATTATTACCAATATTAACAACGAACCAGTTGCAAGTATTGACGATTTTGAAGAAACCATTGCCAATGCTAATAACAATGTTGTGCGTTTAGAAGGATTTTATATGAATAGGCCAAATTCGGTTTATCAATACGCATTCAAAATGCCTAACTAA